The DNA sequence GCTTTCACAACGCCGTTGTCGGCAATGTCCCCGGAAATACACCGATGGATGCGGGTTTGCATTGCACTTTTGGCGGTCTTTTGTTTTATGGGGCAAACGCCCATAAAGGGATTATCGATTCACAGTCTGGAGCCAGCCATGAGCAACATGAAAGACCGCGAGAACGCATTCGAGAACAAGTTTGCTCACGATGCGGAACTGAAGTTCAAGGCGGAAGCCCGCCGCAACAAGCTTTTGGGGCTTTGGGCCGCAGAATTGCTGGGTAAAACCGGCGATGATACCGAGACCTATGCCAAGAGCGTGGTTATGGCCGATTTCGAAGAA is a window from the Hoeflea sp. IMCC20628 genome containing:
- a CDS encoding DUF1476 domain-containing protein: MSNMKDRENAFENKFAHDAELKFKAEARRNKLLGLWAAELLGKTGDDTETYAKSVVMADFEEAGDEDVFRKVRGDFDAGGVDQSDHQLRRKMDELLAVAVEQIQAS